The following coding sequences are from one Capsicum annuum cultivar UCD-10X-F1 chromosome 3, UCD10Xv1.1, whole genome shotgun sequence window:
- the LOC107864740 gene encoding uncharacterized protein LOC107864740, which produces MLVGPLHWAIVWVIHPIGLLFGLIDPKCVIGLKSTGKARWNHFPNSPVPLHCLSKVKLILMGSIEKVFHKMSKMKNFYWDASVSEVLVKQQWMKKDALCYKNFISNIMKHRATVQSEFVNDHVWKKWMELWQSDDCVKKSEINSKNHCGGHEVAAGTHTAAAGFMLFFQQAVALFFPLCFATILSYYSLPFPLYFPAIPTCLALKIGLHPTPSELHLHVHTHNHDGKSFVGECSRLLHERYKEIIWEKVQCESVINQLETYYEVAGGAKKKRLFGLGLEATSYFGKKLCACNASTSSVLSSISLPTTNMEELVKQLIPALTTHFILIVIERVGGTKVQDGTVLDPPPTHDDDDDVDS; this is translated from the exons ATGTTGGTTGGTCCATTGCATTGGGCTATTGTTTGGGTGATCCATCCCATTGGGCTTTTATTTGGTCTTATAGATCCAAAATGTGTCATTGGGCTGAAGTCTACGGGAAAAGCTC GTTGGAACCATTTTCCAAATTCTCCAGTTCCATTACATtgtctttcaaaagtgaagttGATCCTAATGGGATCAATTGAAAAGGTGTTTCACAAGATGTCAAAGATG AAGAATTTCTATTGGGATGCTTCCGTAAGTGAAGTTTTGGTGAAGCAACAATGGATGAAGAAGGATGCATTATGCTACAAGAATTTTATTTCCAATATAATGAAGCATAGAGCTACAGTTCAATCGGAATTTGTAAATGACCATGTGTGGAAAAAGTGGATGGAACTTTGGCAAAGTGATGACTGTGTTAAGAAGTCTGAGATAAATTCAAAGAATCATTGTGGTGGACATGAAGTAGCTGCTGGGACACATACTG CCGCTGCTGGTTTTATGCTATTTTTTCAGCAAGCAGTtgctcttttttttcctctttgttttgcAACAATTCTTTCCTACTACTCTCTTCCTTTTCCTCTTTATTTTCCTGCTATTCCAACATGTTTG GCTCTTAAAATAGGTCTACATCCAACTCCAAGTGAGTTACATTTGCACGTCCATACACATAATCATGATGGAAAATCTTTTGTGGGTGAGTGTTCCCGACTTCTACAT GAAAGGTATAAAGAAATTATATGGGAAAAAGTACAATGTGAATCTGTAATAAATCAATTGGAGACATATTATGAAGTTGCGGGAGgagcaaagaagaaaagattGTTTGGTCTTGGATTAGAAGCTACAAGTTACTTTGGGAAAAAACTGTGTGCCTGCAATGCTTCCACATCATCAGTACTATCTTCGATTTCTTTACCGACAACAAATATGGAGGAGTTGGTGAAGCAATTGATTCCGGCCCTTACtactcattttattttgatagttatTGAGCGTGTTGGTGGTACTAAGGTACAAGATGGGACCGTGCTTGATCCTCCTCCTACTCATGATGATGACGACGACGTTGATTCGTAG
- the LOC107861944 gene encoding pentatricopeptide repeat-containing protein At1g52640, mitochondrial isoform X2 yields the protein MAIRTLLRSRIVHYFSKTLFHCYLSPPKTTQYCLSSSSFSSYLPPCNGFRGYMFMSSLTEAKTKPEHGSSDPSSPDLVNEISRILSDYRSPHHDIESALSPFSGRISTDVVEQVLKRCKNLGFSAHRFFIWAQKLSGFCHSRVSFHILVDTLGSSKQFPLIWDFLVEMRTNLSCEITPEIFWIVFRAYSRAGLPADAIRAFNKMVDFGIKPCLVDLDKLLLALCKRKHTKQAQEFFDKVKGDFMPSVKTYSILIRGWGELGEVAGAQKLFDEMLERGRSVDLLAYNSILESLCKTGKMDEAFTFFTKMRSIGLIPDAYTYSIFIHGYCAVDDIHSVFRVLDRMRRYKLVPNAFTYNCIIKKLCKTNKVEEAYQLIDEMISGEVRPDCWSYNTILASHCDRNEVNSAHRLISRMEQNNCLPDKHTYNMLLKMLIRVGRFDRVEKVWESMEDRNFYPSVSTYAVMVHGFCQKKGKLEEAYQTEILADKMERSTSRLIQELTNVMRGNKACMKLKHDEEYPDESFE from the exons ATGGCGATTAGAACACTGCTTCGTTCCAGAATTGTACATTATTTCTCCAAAACACTCTTCCATTGCTATCTTTCTCCACCCAAAACCACTCAATAttgtctttcttcttcttcattctctTCTTACCTTCCCCCCTGCAATGGTTTTCGCGGCTATATGTTCATGTCCTCTTTAACTGAAGCAAAAACAAAACCCGAACACGGAAGCTCGGACCCATCTTCTCCGGACCTTGTAAACGAGATTTCTCGAATTCTTAGCGATTACAGAAGCCCACACCACGATATTGAGTCAGCTCTCAGTCCGTTTTCCGGCAGAATTTCAACTGACGTAGTTGAACAAGTGCTCAAACGTTGCAAGAATCTTGGATTCTCTGCGCACAGGTTTTTCATATGGGCGCAAAAGTTATCAGGTTTTTGTCATAGTAGAGTAAGTTTTCACATTCTTGTTGATACATTAGGAAGTAGCAAACAGTTTCCCTTGATATGGGATTTCCTTGTTGAGATGAGAACGAATTTATCTTGTGAAATTACTCCGGAAATTTTCTGGATTGTTTTCAGGGCTTATAGTAGAGCTGGTTTGCCAGCTGATGCAATTAGGGCTTTTAATAAAATGGTAGATTTTGGGATTAAACCATGTTTAGTTGACCTCGATAAGCTTTTGCTGGCGCTGTGTAAACGAAAGCACACGAAGCAAGCTCAGGAGTTTTTCGATAAAGTGAAGGGTGATTTCATGCCGAGCGTGAAAACTTACAGCATTCTGATCAGAGGTTGGGGAGAATTAGGGGAAGTTGCTGGAGCGCAAAAGCTGTTCGATGAAATGCTTGAAAGAGGTCGTTCAGTTGATTTGCTTGCGTATAATAGTATTTTGGAGTCGCTATGCAAGACTGGTAAGATGGATGAGGCTTTCACCTTTTTCACGAAGATGAGATCCATTGGACTGATACCTGATGCTTatacttattcaatttttattcatggTTATTGCGCGGTAGATGATATTCATTCGGTTTTCAGGGTCCTTGATCGGATGAGACGGTACAAACTTGTGCCTAATGCATTTACGTATAACTGCATCATCAAAAAGCTTTGTAAGACcaacaaggttgaagaggcttaCCAACTGATAGATGAGATGATCAGTGGAGAGGTGAGGCCTGATTGTTGGAGTTACAATACTATCCTAGCTTCTCATTGTGATCGCAATGAAGTTAACTCTGCACATAGGCTGATTTCGAGAATGGAACAAAACAACTGCCTACCCGATAAGCATACATATAATATGTTGCTTAAGATGCTTATTAGGGTGGGAAGGTTTGATAGAGTTGAGAAAGTATGGGAGAGCATGGAAGACAGGAACTTTTATCCTTCAGTCTCGACGTATGCTGTCATGGTGCATGGTTTCTGTCAGAAGAAAGGCAAACTTGAGGAAGCAT ATCAGACCGAGATACTTGCAGATAAGATGGAAAGGAGCACATCTAGGTTAATTCAAGAACTGACAAACGTGATGCGAGGTAACAAGGCCTGCATGAAGTTGAAGCATGATGAAGAATACCCAGATGAAAGTTTTGAGTGA
- the LOC107861944 gene encoding pentatricopeptide repeat-containing protein At1g52640, mitochondrial isoform X1 has translation MAIRTLLRSRIVHYFSKTLFHCYLSPPKTTQYCLSSSSFSSYLPPCNGFRGYMFMSSLTEAKTKPEHGSSDPSSPDLVNEISRILSDYRSPHHDIESALSPFSGRISTDVVEQVLKRCKNLGFSAHRFFIWAQKLSGFCHSRVSFHILVDTLGSSKQFPLIWDFLVEMRTNLSCEITPEIFWIVFRAYSRAGLPADAIRAFNKMVDFGIKPCLVDLDKLLLALCKRKHTKQAQEFFDKVKGDFMPSVKTYSILIRGWGELGEVAGAQKLFDEMLERGRSVDLLAYNSILESLCKTGKMDEAFTFFTKMRSIGLIPDAYTYSIFIHGYCAVDDIHSVFRVLDRMRRYKLVPNAFTYNCIIKKLCKTNKVEEAYQLIDEMISGEVRPDCWSYNTILASHCDRNEVNSAHRLISRMEQNNCLPDKHTYNMLLKMLIRVGRFDRVEKVWESMEDRNFYPSVSTYAVMVHGFCQKKGKLEEACKYFEMMIDEGIPPYTATCEILRNRLIGRGFADQTEILADKMERSTSRLIQELTNVMRGNKACMKLKHDEEYPDESFE, from the coding sequence ATGGCGATTAGAACACTGCTTCGTTCCAGAATTGTACATTATTTCTCCAAAACACTCTTCCATTGCTATCTTTCTCCACCCAAAACCACTCAATAttgtctttcttcttcttcattctctTCTTACCTTCCCCCCTGCAATGGTTTTCGCGGCTATATGTTCATGTCCTCTTTAACTGAAGCAAAAACAAAACCCGAACACGGAAGCTCGGACCCATCTTCTCCGGACCTTGTAAACGAGATTTCTCGAATTCTTAGCGATTACAGAAGCCCACACCACGATATTGAGTCAGCTCTCAGTCCGTTTTCCGGCAGAATTTCAACTGACGTAGTTGAACAAGTGCTCAAACGTTGCAAGAATCTTGGATTCTCTGCGCACAGGTTTTTCATATGGGCGCAAAAGTTATCAGGTTTTTGTCATAGTAGAGTAAGTTTTCACATTCTTGTTGATACATTAGGAAGTAGCAAACAGTTTCCCTTGATATGGGATTTCCTTGTTGAGATGAGAACGAATTTATCTTGTGAAATTACTCCGGAAATTTTCTGGATTGTTTTCAGGGCTTATAGTAGAGCTGGTTTGCCAGCTGATGCAATTAGGGCTTTTAATAAAATGGTAGATTTTGGGATTAAACCATGTTTAGTTGACCTCGATAAGCTTTTGCTGGCGCTGTGTAAACGAAAGCACACGAAGCAAGCTCAGGAGTTTTTCGATAAAGTGAAGGGTGATTTCATGCCGAGCGTGAAAACTTACAGCATTCTGATCAGAGGTTGGGGAGAATTAGGGGAAGTTGCTGGAGCGCAAAAGCTGTTCGATGAAATGCTTGAAAGAGGTCGTTCAGTTGATTTGCTTGCGTATAATAGTATTTTGGAGTCGCTATGCAAGACTGGTAAGATGGATGAGGCTTTCACCTTTTTCACGAAGATGAGATCCATTGGACTGATACCTGATGCTTatacttattcaatttttattcatggTTATTGCGCGGTAGATGATATTCATTCGGTTTTCAGGGTCCTTGATCGGATGAGACGGTACAAACTTGTGCCTAATGCATTTACGTATAACTGCATCATCAAAAAGCTTTGTAAGACcaacaaggttgaagaggcttaCCAACTGATAGATGAGATGATCAGTGGAGAGGTGAGGCCTGATTGTTGGAGTTACAATACTATCCTAGCTTCTCATTGTGATCGCAATGAAGTTAACTCTGCACATAGGCTGATTTCGAGAATGGAACAAAACAACTGCCTACCCGATAAGCATACATATAATATGTTGCTTAAGATGCTTATTAGGGTGGGAAGGTTTGATAGAGTTGAGAAAGTATGGGAGAGCATGGAAGACAGGAACTTTTATCCTTCAGTCTCGACGTATGCTGTCATGGTGCATGGTTTCTGTCAGAAGAAAGGCAAACTTGAGGAAGCATGTAAGTATTTTGAAATGATGATAGATGAAGGCATTCCACCATATACAGCGACTTGTGAAATATTGAGAAATAGATTAATAGGTCGTGGATTTGCAGATCAGACCGAGATACTTGCAGATAAGATGGAAAGGAGCACATCTAGGTTAATTCAAGAACTGACAAACGTGATGCGAGGTAACAAGGCCTGCATGAAGTTGAAGCATGATGAAGAATACCCAGATGAAAGTTTTGAGTGA